One Stigmatella aurantiaca genomic window, CACGAGCCGCCCCTTCACCAGCGCATCCAGCGCGCCCTGGGTGGCCGGCTCCCCCGCGTCCAGCTCCGTGCCCGTGCGCCGCGCCCCCGTGCCCTCGGGGCTCACCAGCCGGGGCAGCAGCGCGCGCGCCGCCCGGCGTTGCAGGGGCGGCAGGCCCGCGAGCACCCGGTCCGCGTGCCGCGAGAGCGCCCCGTCCACCCCGCCCAGCGCCTCCAGCGCCGAGGCCGGAATGCACCGGCGCGCCTCGTCGCGCGCCTCCCACAGCTCCGCCATGGTGAACTGGAGCAGCGGCAGCCCCCCGGCGGAGCTCACCGCCGAGGCGGCCAGCGTGCTCACCAGCGCCTCGCTCTCGAAGTGGATGCCCTGGCCCTGCGCGGGGCCGGTGATGGCCGCGCGGGCGGCTTCCGCCGACAGCGGCCGCAGCAGGTACAGCGCCCGGGCCACCTGCTCCCCCAGCCCCGGCAGCGAGGCCAGGCGCGTGAAGAAGTCCCCGCGCACCGTGAGCAGCACCCGCACCCCGGGCAGCTCCGAGAGCCGCACCAGCGCCTCGGCGAACGGCGCCGCCTCCTCCGGGGCCCCGATGGTGAACAGCTCCTCGAGCTGATCCACGAAGACGAGCAGCCCGTCCGAGCGCCCCAGCGTGCGCGACAGCTCGCGCACGAAGGCCCGGGGCTCGGTGCCCAGGAGCGCGCCCGGCTGCGCCCAGCCCTTCTCCCACAGGGGCTCGGCCGCCGAGGCCAGCGCCGCGAGCGGGTGCGCGCCCGGAATGAGGCCCAGCACCCGGTAGTGCCTCCCCTGCCCCAGCGCCCCTTCCGCCACGCGCGGCAGCACCCCGGCCCGGCACAGCGAGGACTTCCCCACCCCGGAGTCCCCCGTCACCAGCACGAGCGGCTCGGCGCGCAGCCGCTCCAGCACCGCCTCCACCTCCTGGCTCCGGCCGAAGAAGCACGCCCGGTGCTCCGCCTCGAAGGGCCGCAAGCCCCGGTACGGGTTGCCCTCGGGCAGCTCCCCGCCCGGGGGGCTCTCCAGCTCCCGCTGCAGCCCCGCCAGCGCCGTGCACAGCTCGTCCGCGGAGGCGAAGCGCCGCTCCGGCTCGGTCTGGAGGCACCGGTCCACCAGCGCCGCGAACCGCGGGTCCACGTCCTTCGCCCGCTCCAGGAGCGGCGGCGCCCCGGCCGAGGCCCACTCCTCGAAGGGCAGCTGCTCGTCGAGCCACTGCCGGGGGGCCATGCCCGCGCACAGCTCGTAGAGCACCGCGCCCAGCGAGTACAAGTCACTGCGGCGCGTGGAGGGCTCGCCGCGCAGGGCCTCGGGGGCCATGTAGAGCGGCGTGCCCATCAGGTCCTCCGCGTCGCTCAGCTCGCGCAGCGCGGGCGCCACGGGCCCCGCGCGCCCGGAGGCCTCCAGGGGCGCCATGCGCGGGCCCTCCAGGAGCTTGGCGAGCCCGAAGTCCAGCAGCTTCACCTCCCCTTCCTCGGTGAGCATGGCGTTGGCGGGCTTGATGTCCCGGTGGAGCACGCCCTGCCGGTGCGCGGCGGCCAGCCCCCGCGAGAGCCCCAGGGCGATGCTCAGCACGCGCTCGGGGGCGAGCGGCCGGCTCAGCTCCCCGAGCGTCTGGCCGCGGATGAACTCGGTGACGAGGTAGGGCCTGCCCTCCACCTCGCCCACGCGGTGCACGGTGACGACGTTGGGGTGGGACAGCCGGGCGATGGCGCGCGCCTCGGCGTGGAAGCGCTTGCGCGCGGCCTCGTCCGGCCGCACCGAGGCGATGAGCTTGAGCGCCACGGTGCGCTCCAGCAGCGTGTCCTCCGCGAGGTACACCTGCCCCATGCCGCCCCGGCCGAGCAGCCGCAACAGGCGGTACTCGCCCATCGTCTCCGGTGGGCTCCACCCCGGTTTTGGCAGGGGCCTCGGCATGCTCCTCTAGGCCTTGGGGGGCGCAGCGCGCACGGCGCCCGGGCTCAGGGCTTCCTCCGTTCGAGGCCAAAGGCGGCGATGAGGTTGTAGATGTGCGAGCGCGACAGCTCCAGCTTGCCCGCCGCCTCGGTGATGTTCCACGCCGTGTCTTCCAGCGTCTTGAGAAGCAGCTGCGCCTGGAAGCGCTGCGTGGCCTCCTGGAAGGTGAGCGGCCCGGGCTCCTGCGCCGCGGCGCCCCGGGCCTCGGGGAACAGGTGCCGCCGCTCGATGCGGGAGGCCCCCTCCCCCGCCGCGCGGATGACGGCCGCCTGCACCTTGTGCCCCAGCTCGCGCACGTTGCCGGGCCACTCCGCGGCCTCCACCGCCCGGAGCGCCCCGGGCGACAGCCGGAGCCTGGGCAGGTGGTGCTGCTCGCACGCCAGGGCGCAGAAGTGCTCGGCCAGGTCCGGCAGGTCCTCGGGCCGCTCGGCCAGCGCGGGCAGCCGGATGGGCAGCACCTCCAGCCGGTAGAGCAGGTCCTCGCGGAAGGTTTTCCGGGCCACCGCGGCGCGCAGGTCCACGTTGGTGGCGGCCAGAATCCGCACGTCGGCGCGCTGGGGCCGGGTGCCCCCGAGCGGGTAGTACTCCCGGGACTGGAGCAGCTGCAGCAGCTTGGCCTGGGAGGTGAGCGGCAAGTCCCCCACTTCGTCCAGGAAGAGCGTGCCCCCCTCGGCGGCGGCCACCTTGCCCTCCACCTTGCGCGAGGCGGTGGAGTGCGCGCCGGGCAGCACGCCGAACAGCTCGCTCTCCACGAGCGTCTCGGGCAGCGCCGCGCAGTTGAGCTCCAGGAAGGGGCGCGCGGCGCGCGGGCTGTTGTCGTGGATGACGCGCGCCAGCTGCGTCTTGCCCGTGCCCGAGGGCCCCGTGAGCAGCACGTTCACGTCCAGCGGCGCCACGAGCGACACCTGCTCCAGCACCCGGGCGAGCGTGGGGCTCCGGCCGATGACGCCCTCGGCGCGCAGCCGGCCCCGGAAGGGCTGCGTGGCATCGGCCGCCTCGCGCTGGCGGTGCAGGGTGAGCAGCCGCTCGGCGAAGGTGGCGAGGTACCGGGCGAAGATTTCCAGCCGCTTCCGGTCCTCCTCGGAGAAGGGGCCGGGCTGGTGCCGGTCCTGGAGGTACACCACGCCCAGGGTGGGGCTCGCGCCGATGGGGGCGCACAGCACCGCCTCGCTGCGGTTGCGCCGCACGCTGTGGCGCGAGCCGAAGCGCGGGTCCCTCATCGCCGACTCGGTGACGATGGTCTGCCCGGTGGCGAGCGCCTCGGCGATGACGCCGCGCGAGAACGTGGCGCGAATCTCCTCCACCTCCTCGTCGTAACAGCCGTGCGCCATCCAGAAGCGGGGGGGCCCCTCGTGCTGCTGGTCTTCCAGCAGCTCGATGTAGCCGCGCTTCGCACCGGACATGCTCGCGCTGAGCGCGAGGGCTTCTTCGAGGAAAGGTTCGAGGGAGTCCCGGGCCCCCAACTCGAGGAGGTTCCGGTAGAAGTCCCGTTCCTGCTGAAGCCTGTCGCGCTCGCCGTCCTGCGTCACGTCATGGGGGGCGGTGGGCACACGCCAGAGTGTAAGCCAAGCATCCAGGATGGGTGAAGGTGGCCGGAGCGGCGGCGTGTCGAGCCGGCTGGACGCTCGCGCGGGGGGCTGTCCACCCGGGTGGACACCGCCTCGCGCCAAGTGCGCAAGAAGGCTCGCGGGCGCCGGGGGCACAGCGCTTGCTCTGTTTCACCGCGCGATGCAAAGCCTGTCCCGTCAGCGTGGTGGGGAGCCCAAGACGAAGACGCGGAGGCTCCTGCCGTGGATGGGGCTCTGCCTGCTCGCCGGCTGTGGGTGGGCGGACTCGCCGCCGGGGCCGGACGCCTTCGCCCCCGCGCCCGGGGTGCACGCCCCGAAGCGCCTGCCGTTCCGCTCCACCCGCCGCGCCACGCCGATGCAGGCGCTGGGGCTGGGGGGGATGGCCGCCATGGCCGCCTGTGGCTTCCACGCGATGGCGCTCCGGGGCGCGCGCACCGGCGGCGGGCTGGGCGCGCGCCAGGAGGGGACGTCCGAGCACCGCGCCACGCCCATGCAGGCGGCGGATCAACGCGGGGTGAGGGCGGTGGCGGGCGGCTACCAGTACTCGCTGGCGGTGCACACGGACGGCACCGTCTGGGCGTGCGGCTCCAACAGCGCGGGGCAGCTTGGCCACGGCACCCCGTCGGCCCACGCCCAGCCGGGGTGGATTCCGGGGCTCACCGGCGTGGTGGGCGTGGCGGCCGGGGGCTCGCACGCGCTGGCGGTGCGCGCGGACGGCACCGTGTGGGCCTGGGGCAACAACGGCTATGGCCAGCTCGGCGATGGGAGCACCACCCACCGCGCCACGCCGGTGCAGGTGCGCGGGCTCTCCGGCGTGGTGGCGGTGGCGGGGGGCTACATGCACTCGCTGGCCCTGGGCGCGGACGGCACCGTGTGGGCCTGGGGCTTCAATGACTATGGCCAGCTTGGCGAGGGCTCCACGCTCCACCAGGCCACGCCGGTGCGGGTGCCCGGGCTCTCCGGCGTGGTGTCCGTGGCGGCCGGGGGCTTCCACTCGCTGGCCCTGGGCGCGGACGGCACCGTGTGGGCCTGGGGCAACAACGGCTTCGGCCAGCTCGGCGAGGGGCGCTCCACCCAGCGCGCGCGGCCCGCCCCGGTGGAGGGCCTGGGCTCGGTGGTGGCGGTGGCCGGTGGCTTCTACCACTCGCTGGCGGTGCGGGCGGGGGGCACGCTCTGGGCCTGGGGCAACAACTACAGCGGCCAGCTCGGCAACGGCTCCTTCTCCTCCCGCGCGCAGCCCGCCCCCGTGGAGGGGCTGGGGCCGGTGGTGAGCGCGGCGGCCGGCGGCATGCACTCGCTGGCGGTGCTGGCCGACGGCACCGTGTGGACCTGGGGCCGCAACGAGGAGGGCCAGCTCGGCAACGGGCTCACCCAGGAGCGCTCACGGCCGGTGCAGGTGCCCGGGCTCCAAAGCGACGGGGCGGTGGCCGGCGGCTTCTACCACTCGCTGGCGGTGCACCGGGGCGGGGCCCTCCAGGCCTGGGGCCTCAACGACTTGGGCCAGCTGGGAGACCGTCCGGAGCCGGACGCCCCCAGCCCCGCGGCCCGGTGGATTCAGGGAAACACGCGCGCGGCCTTCACGTCGCAGTAGGCCTCGTGCACGAAGTGGCCCCAGGTGGCGGCCCGGGAGGGCTCACGGGCGCGGCCCGTGTACCGGGCGGCGAGCGCGTGCAGGGGGTTCTCCGGAGGCGGGCCGTCCCGGTCCGCGTCCGCCTCCTCCGGCGGGGGCGGGTGCGCCTGCGTGACGATGCGCAGGTACTTCGCGGACGCCATGATGTTGAGGGCGTCATCGGCCAGCAGACGCGCCAGGTGCAGCGGGGAGGCATGGCGCAGCACCTCGGGGGCGAGCACCTCCGAGAGCAGCGCGTGGTGGGTGACGGCCGGGAGGGCCACCTGCCCGAGGCCGAGGAAGGAGGAGGGTGCGCCCTCGGCGGCCAGGGCATAGTGCTTGGCCTCCTCCTGCGCGGACTGGTCTCTCTGCTCGGCCAGCAGGAGCGCGGCGAGCAGCGCGGGCTCCTGGCCATACTGGCGCGCGGCCACGGCGATGAGCTCCGCGCGGGCGGGGGGCAGGGGGCCCCAGATGGTGGGCATGAGCGTGGTGAGGGGCCGCCGCAGCACGAGCTTGGCCTGGAGCAGCCGGTCCTTCGCGCCGAGCTTGGCCAGGTACGTGGACCAGTCCCCGGCCGAGGCGGCGGCGAGCGTGGGCGGCGGGGGCACCTGCCGCCAGCGGGACCACTTGTCGCTCCGGGGCACGGTGCGCGCGTCGGGGCGGATGCCGGTGGCGCCCTGGCCGGTGAAGGGCTCGCGGCCATCGCGCGGAATCACCCGCTGATAGGGCGTGTCATCGAACCGCTGGCCGTGGGCGGGCACCCCCAGCCGCAGCAGGTTGAAGCGCACCTGCCACAGCTCCTCGGCCACGGTGGGGCCGTCCCCCTCCTTAATAGGGAGGTCGATTCGCGCGAGGACGGCCTGGACGGTGCGGGCCTGGGCGGCATCCGCGTGCGCGGCGAGCACCTCTAATAAGGTGCGGCGCTGCTCCGGGGCCTCCACCCGGCGCACGAGCACCTCCAGGGTGCCGCGCTGGGACAGCTCGCCCAGGGTGGCGGAGAGGTGCGAATCGCGGCGCAGGAGCTGCACCACCTCGCGCTGCTCCAGCGGGGGCACGAGCGCCTCGGGCCGGTGACACGACAGCTTGGCCTCTACCTGCTGCGCGACGCTGGGCATGGCGAAGCCCCCTTCTACCATGTCCCCGCGGGGCGAGAGGATCCGCCCCCCGGGGGGCCGGGGCGGTGGATCTCCCGAGGGGGTGTGGACAACGTGTGGACAACTCGGAGCAACCTGTAGCATGCAGCAATTCCGGGCGGTTGCAGGGCCCGTGGCGGAGGAGGCGCTGTGGATAACGTGCGGTTCATGGATCAGCTTCAGCGGGGCTGCGAGGCTCTGGGGGTGAGCGTGGGTGAGGACGTGGGGCCGCGGCTCCAGCGGCTCATGGGCGAGCTGCTCAAGTGGAACGCGAAGGTGAACCTGACCGCCATCACCGCGCCGGAGGAGGTGCTGGAGAAGCACTTCCTCGACTCGCTGGCGGTGCTGCCCGAGGTGGAGGGCGCCACCTCCTTATTGGACCTGGGCGCGGGGGCGGGCTTTCCGGGGCTGCCGCTGAAGCTGGCGCGGCCGGCGCTGGCGGTGACGCTGGTGGACGCGGTGGGCAAGAAGGTGGGCTTTCTCAAGGCGGCCATCGCGGTGCTGGGGCTGAAGGAGGCGCGGGGGCTGCACCTGCGCGCCGAGGGCGGCCCGGAGCGCGAGGGGATTCCGCGCGCGGAAGTCCTCATCGCCCGGGCCTTCATGGACCTGCCGGACTGGCTCGCGCTGGCCCCCGCGTACGTGCAGCCCGGAGGGCGCGTGGTGGCGATGCTCGGCAAGGCGCAGCCCGAGTCCGAGCTGACGGCGCGCGCCACCGAGCGGGGGCTGCGCGTGGTGTCCTCGCGCCAGTACCGGCTGCCGTTCTCCGGCGCCGAGCGCCAGGTGGCCGTGTTCTCCCAGGCCTGAGCCGGCGGCCCGGCAGGGGCGGGCGCCCGGGGGGTCTCAGGGAGCCAGGTCCGGGCCGCGCAGGGAGCAGCCGCTGCCGTAGAGTTCCAGCGAACGGACGCTGAGCAGGTCCGAGCCCGACAGGCGCACCTTGAAGCGCACGGACTGGATGGGGCGGCGGGCGAACTGAATGAGGTGCGGCACGTCGTTCTCGGCGGCGGTGTTCGTCACGGCGAACATCGGCTCCCAGGTCCTGCCATCCAGGCTGGTCTCCAGGATGCCCTCGGCGCTCGTGCGGCCGGGCCCCGTCACCGCCCAGGTGAGCACCAGGGCATTGAGCTCCACCTCCTTCGGGAGGTCCACCCGGAGCCACGTGGGCTGAGCGGTGCTGTGCCAGGCGGTGTCCGGATCGTGATCCAGGACGGCCTTGGGCTCCTGACCGGGCACATGAATGGAGGAGGTGGCCGTGCCGCGCTGGGCCCACTCACACCGTTTGGGGGTGTGCTGGGGCTCCAGGGTCTCCATGCCCTGGAGCGGGATCTTCATCGAGCCCGGTTTTTGTCCCTGGTCATACGCGAAGCCCATCGACCGCGTCGGAAGGGTGGGTTGCCTTCGTGCGCGGGACGAGGGCGGGGAGCCGTGCCGCACGGGAGGCCCCGGGGCCATGGACTGGGGGCCCGGAGCCGCCAGCGCGGAGACGTCCACGCCGGGCCGGAACCCAGACAGCGGGGAGAGCTTCTTCAGGAACAGCCCCACCCCCAGGGCGGTGAGGCACACGCCGGTGCCGAGCAGGGCCACCTTCAGGAGCGGGGTCCGCCGCCGGGGGGGAAGAACAGAGGGCTCCAGGGCCCGCATCGCCTCGTAGGCGGAGGAGAACCGCGCGCGCCGGTCCGGGGCGGAGAGCCGCTCCAGGAGCCGGGCAAAGGGGGGAGACACCGCGGGGGGAGGGGAGGGGCTCCCAGGCGCCGCGCCCGTGAGCCCCTGCTTCAGGAGGACCCCCAGCGCGAACAGGTCCGTGGTGGCATCGGCCCTGCCGGAGCCCTGCTCGGGCGGACGATAAGGAGAGGGGGCCCGGCCCGGCGGGAGCATGGGGCCGGAGCCCATGCCGAAGTCCACCAGGAACAGGGCGCCATCGGCGCGGCGGATGAGGTTCGAGGGCTTCAGGTCCCCATGGACGAGGGGCGGGGTGCGCTCCTGGAGGTAGCGCAGCAGCCCCAGGACCTGGACCGCGAGCCCCTGGGCCTCCGTCTCGGTGAGCCGCCCGCAGGCGAAGTCCTCTTCCAGGGAGGTGCCCTCGATGTACTCCTGCACCCGGTAGGCCCGGGTGTCCGCGCCGCTGCCGCTGAGGAGCACCTCCAGGTAGCGGGGAACGCAGGGGTGGGCGAGGGCCTGGAGCCGCTGAAGCTCGAGCTGCATGCCGCGAAGGTCCGCGGGGGAGGGCTCGGCGGAGAAGCAGCGCTCCCGGAGGACCATCCGCCCCTCGGGCCCCTGGGCCAGGTACGTGCGCCCCCTGCCGTCGTGGCTCAGCACCCGGAGGATGCGGTAGGGCCCCACCCGGACCACGGCGCCGCACTGGCCACAGAAGGGGGCCTCCACGGGCTGGGCGCAGGCCGGGCAGGACAGCTCCCGGACTCCTCCCTCCAGCCCCTCCCGCTCCACTTCACCCGGCCCCCCGCGCGTCCGCTCCATGGCGGCGGATTCTCCCTGAACCGGCGGTGCGCTGCCAGGGCGGACCGCGCTCCGGCATGTTCCACGTGGAACACTCTGGGTTGCCCGGTCCCCCTCGGGCCGGGCGATGTTCCACGTGGAACACCGGCGCCTCCCCATGCGTCCCAGCATCCCCCCCGGGCCCCGCTTTTGTTCCACGTGGAACACGGGCCCTCCCCTGCCCGGATGGTGCCCGGCGGAGCTTCTCCCAGTTGTTCCACGTGGAACACCGGTCCTCGCCCGGTCCCCCGGAAAGCTCCCCGGGCCTCCGCTCCCGGACGTTCCACGTGGAACATTCCCCCTGTCCCCCGGCGCGAGGGGACGCACGCCGGGCGGGCGGGCCGTGGACTGGATCCTCCGCCGATTTGGTGGATCAATAGGGCCCGTGCATGCTTCCCCCCGCCGGGGTGTTGCCCCCCGGGGTGGTGGGAAGGTGTCGTGGGCAACGTTGGTTCCCGGAAGCCTCCGGGACTGAAGAGGATGGGACACGTGGGTCGAATCATCTGCATCTCGAACCAGAAGGGCGGCGTGGGCAAGACGACCACCGCCATCAACCTCGCGGCGAGCCTGGCCTCGGCCGAGCGCCGCACCCTGCTGGTGGACATGGACCCCCAGGGCAACGCGGGCAGTGGGCTGGGGCTGAAGCGCGAGGCGCTCCAGGGCACCGTCTATGACGCCATCCTCGGCGGGCGCCCCATGCGGGAGCTGCTCCACCCCACCGAGCTGCGCTTCCTCCAGGTGGTGCCCGCCACGCCGGACCTCACCGGCGCGGAGGTGGAGCTCGTCAACCAGGAGCGCCGCGAGTTCCGCCTGCGCGAGGCGCTGCGCCCGCTGGCCGACGACTACGACTACATCCTCATCGACTGCCCGCCGTCCCTGGGCCTGCTCACGCTCAACGCGCTGGTGGCCGCCGACTCGGTGCTCATCCCGCTGCAGTGCGAGTACTACGCGCTGGAGGGGCTCTCGCAGCTCACGCACACGGTGGACCTGGTGCAGCAGGGGCTCAACCCGGGGCTGAAGATGGAGGGCATCCTGCTCACCATGTTCGACTCGCGCGCCAACATCGCCAACCAGGTGGTGGAGGAGGCCCGGGGCTACTTCAAGGACCAGGTGTTCACCGCGGTGGTGCCGCGCAACGTGCGGCTCGCGGAGTGCCCGTCCTTCGGCAAGCCCATCATCCTCTATGACATCAAGTCCAAGGGCTGTGAGAGCTACCTGGCCCTGGGCCGGGAAATCATGAACCGCGAGGGCCACAAGCCCTCCAAGCGCCACGTGGCCTGAAGGGGAGACACGACGTGCTGAACGCAGGCGACAAACACAAGCGGGCGCTGGGCCGGGGGCTCTCGGCGCTGATTCCGCAGGCGGCCCCCACCCCCGCCGCGGGCACCGCCGAGGCGCCCAAGGCCGGGGTGCTGAAGCTGCCCATCGAGGCCATCCAACGCGACACGGCCCAGCCGCGCCGCTACTTCGACGAGACGAAGCTCGCGGAGCTCACCGAGTCCATCAAGGCGCAGGGGCTGCTCCAGCCGGTGCTCGTGCGCAAGGACGGGCAGGGCTACAAGCTCATCGCGGGCGAGCGGCGCTGGCGCGCGGCGCAGGCGGCGGGGCTGCACGAGGTGCCCGCCATCGTGCGCGAAGTCACCGAAGGGCAGGCCTTCGAGCTGGCGCTGGTGGAGAACCTCCAGCGCTCGGACCTGAACCCCATGGAAGAGGCGGAGGGCTACCAGCGCCTGGTGGAGGAGTTCAAGCTGACGCAGGAGCAGGTGAGCCAGCGCGTGGGCAAGGAGCGCTCCACGGTGGCCAACGCCCTGCGCCTCTTGGGCCTGCCGGACGATGTGAAGGCGCTCGTGGCCGAAGGGGCGCTGAGCATGGGCCATGCGCGCGCGCTGCTCGGGGTGCCCCGGCTCCCGGAGCTCCAGGCGCTGGCGAGCCGCGTGGTGGAGCAGAAGCTCTCGGTGCGCGACACCGAGAAGCTCGTGCAGCAGAAGCGGCCCACGAAGAAGGAGCCCGCGAAGGCCTCCAAGCAGAGCCCTCAGGTGAAGGCGCTGGTGGAGGAGCTGCAGCGGCTGCTCGGCACCAAGGTCCGCCTGTCCGAAAAAGGCCAAGGAAAAGGGACCCTGGAGGTGGACTTCTTCTCGTACGATGACCTCGACCGGTTGTTGAAGCTTCTGAGGAAGGAGTAGGGCGTGGCGCTCCTTGGCGGGAAAAAAGAAGAGACACTCAGCACCACCATCAGCAAGCCATTGTTCAAGCGGGAGGAGGATTCCGTGTCGATGCGTCCAGGGGACATTCACACGCTGCTCGGGAAGGGGAGTGAGTTCGAAGGCAAGCTCACCTTCGAGGGGCAGGTGCGGATCGACGGTAAGTTCAACGGGCAGATTTTCACCAAGGACTCCCTCGTCATCGGGGATGGGGCGCGCGTCCAGGCGGAGATCCACGCCGGTACCGTCATCATCCACGGAACGGTGGAGGGCAACGTGAAGGCCACGCAGCTCATCGAGCTCAAGCAGCCGGGGCGCGTGAAGGGCAACCTGGAGGCGCCGACGCTCTCCATGGACCGGGGCGTCATCTTCGAGGGCACGCTGAAGATGGAGAACCTGGGCAACGCCTCGAAGGCGCCTCCCCCGCCCGGCGGCGACAAGAAGTAGTGCGCGCCCGGGGCCACAGCCTGGGGTGGGCCGCCGCGCTGGTGCTGGCGCTGCCGGCGGCGGGCTGCCGCTGTGGCACGAAGGAGCCCGCGCCTGCCCGCCCTCTCCCCGCCGCGGAGGCGGGTGGGGAGCGGCCGGCCGCGGGGAAGGCGGGGGTGAAGGTACCCCTGCCGCCCGGCTGGTCGGCCGTCATGGCCGCGGACGGAAGTTTCCAGGCGGGGCCCCCGGGCACGCCGGTGCTGCGGGTGGACATCCGGCGGGGCGAGGGCGCGGCGCGCCCCTCGTCGGAGGCGCTCGCGGAGTCCGCGCGGGAGCAATTCTCCCAGTTCGAAATCTCATTGGACCAGGAGGAGGACGAGGAGAACCTCGCGCTCCTGCGGCTGACCATCGCCCCGAAACTGCCGGACGGGGGCGTGGGGATGCACGCCCCGGTGCTGCTGGGCGCCAAGCGCGTGGGGGAGGACCTGTTCCTGTGCGCCTCGCTGCCCGGCGCGGGGATGGAAGACGTGCGCCTGGCCAATGAGGCTTGCCGGGAAATCCAGGTTCAGAGCGCGCCGCGCTAAAGGCGGCGGGGGCGGAGCGTCCCGGTTACGCTGAAAGTATGTGAGCCCTTGCACACGAGGGGGCTTCACGTTTTCATTACGAGTACATAACGTATACCTTACGTCCTTACAGCCTGGGACTTTTCGCGTTGGGCGGCTTTTCCCGGAGCCCTCGCCCCGAACCCGAAGAACCCGAAGGAGTGAAAGCAATGACTCTCCCCGAGTTGCTCCCCTCCGTTGTGAATGTCGCTGGCGCCATCGTGGTGGGCGTGTTGGTGGCGGCGGGACTGATGGGGACGCGCGCTCGGCCGCAGCCGGTTCCCGTGCCGGTCCGCCGGGATCCGCGCCGCCGCCGCTAAGCGGCTGAAGGACCCGCGCCGCGCGCCGCGGCGCTCAGTGCTTGAAGGCCAGCGAGAGGGCGAAGTCCTCCGCGCGATCCGTCCACCGCGCGGCGAGCTGAAGGCCCACCGCCGAGAGCTCCGCCTCCACCTGCCGAGGGCGGAACTTGCAACTCACCTCCGTGCGCAGCACCTCGCCCGCCTCGAACACCGTCGAGCGCTGGAGCGCGGGCAGCCGCACCTGCTGGGCGCGCCGGGACACGAGGCGCATTTCGATCCAGCCCTGCTCCTCGTCGAAGGGCGCCAGGTGGGAGAAGGCGTCCACGTCGAAGTCCGCGCCCAGCTCGCGGTTGAGCACGCGCAGCACGTTGCGGTTGAACTCAGCGGTCACCCCGGCGCTGTCGTTGTAGGCGGCGAAGAGGCGGGCGCGGTCCTTGATGAGGTCCGTGCCGAGCAGCAGCCCATCGCCCGGGGCGAGCTGATCCGCGACGTCCTGGAAGAAGCGCGCGCGGGCCTCGGGCTTGAAGTTGCCGATGGTGCCGCCCAGGAAGGCCACGAGCCGGCGCCCGCCCCGGGGCAGGTGGGCGAGGTGCCGCTCGAAGTCGCCCACCACGGCGTGTACGTGCAGGCCGGGGTAGTCGTGGGCGAGCGTGGCGGCGGCGCGCCGGAGGAAGGGCTCACTCACATCGAAGGGGACGAAGCGCTGGAGCGAGCCGGTGGCGCGCAACGCATCCAGCAGCAGGCGGGTCTTCTCGCTGGTGCCGCTGCCCAGCTCGATGAGGGTGACGGCGCCACTGAGCCGGGCCACCTCGTAGGCGTGGGCGTGGAGAATCTCCCGCTCGCGGCGGGTGGGGTAGTACTCGGGCAGGCGGGTGATGTCGTCGAAGAGCTGGCTGCCGCGCTCGTCATAGAGCCACTTGGGGGACAGCTCCTTGGGGTGGAGGCACAGCCCCGTCAACGCCTCCTGGTGCAGCGCGCGCCGGGCCTCGTCCGGGTGCAGGTGAACCTCCACCGAGACGAGGCCGTGACAGGGGCCCTCGGCTTCCGCGGGATGGTGCTCG contains:
- a CDS encoding ParA family protein, which codes for MGRIICISNQKGGVGKTTTAINLAASLASAERRTLLVDMDPQGNAGSGLGLKREALQGTVYDAILGGRPMRELLHPTELRFLQVVPATPDLTGAEVELVNQERREFRLREALRPLADDYDYILIDCPPSLGLLTLNALVAADSVLIPLQCEYYALEGLSQLTHTVDLVQQGLNPGLKMEGILLTMFDSRANIANQVVEEARGYFKDQVFTAVVPRNVRLAECPSFGKPIILYDIKSKGCESYLALGREIMNREGHKPSKRHVA
- the egtD gene encoding L-histidine N(alpha)-methyltransferase translates to MSEHHPAEAEGPCHGLVSVEVHLHPDEARRALHQEALTGLCLHPKELSPKWLYDERGSQLFDDITRLPEYYPTRREREILHAHAYEVARLSGAVTLIELGSGTSEKTRLLLDALRATGSLQRFVPFDVSEPFLRRAAATLAHDYPGLHVHAVVGDFERHLAHLPRGGRRLVAFLGGTIGNFKPEARARFFQDVADQLAPGDGLLLGTDLIKDRARLFAAYNDSAGVTAEFNRNVLRVLNRELGADFDVDAFSHLAPFDEEQGWIEMRLVSRRAQQVRLPALQRSTVFEAGEVLRTEVSCKFRPRQVEAELSAVGLQLAARWTDRAEDFALSLAFKH
- the bacM gene encoding bactofilin BacM, with amino-acid sequence MALLGGKKEETLSTTISKPLFKREEDSVSMRPGDIHTLLGKGSEFEGKLTFEGQVRIDGKFNGQIFTKDSLVIGDGARVQAEIHAGTVIIHGTVEGNVKATQLIELKQPGRVKGNLEAPTLSMDRGVIFEGTLKMENLGNASKAPPPPGGDKK
- a CDS encoding serine/threonine protein kinase; amino-acid sequence: MERTRGGPGEVEREGLEGGVRELSCPACAQPVEAPFCGQCGAVVRVGPYRILRVLSHDGRGRTYLAQGPEGRMVLRERCFSAEPSPADLRGMQLELQRLQALAHPCVPRYLEVLLSGSGADTRAYRVQEYIEGTSLEEDFACGRLTETEAQGLAVQVLGLLRYLQERTPPLVHGDLKPSNLIRRADGALFLVDFGMGSGPMLPPGRAPSPYRPPEQGSGRADATTDLFALGVLLKQGLTGAAPGSPSPPPAVSPPFARLLERLSAPDRRARFSSAYEAMRALEPSVLPPRRRTPLLKVALLGTGVCLTALGVGLFLKKLSPLSGFRPGVDVSALAAPGPQSMAPGPPVRHGSPPSSRARRQPTLPTRSMGFAYDQGQKPGSMKIPLQGMETLEPQHTPKRCEWAQRGTATSSIHVPGQEPKAVLDHDPDTAWHSTAQPTWLRVDLPKEVELNALVLTWAVTGPGRTSAEGILETSLDGRTWEPMFAVTNTAAENDVPHLIQFARRPIQSVRFKVRLSGSDLLSVRSLELYGSGCSLRGPDLAP
- a CDS encoding ParB/RepB/Spo0J family partition protein — its product is MLNAGDKHKRALGRGLSALIPQAAPTPAAGTAEAPKAGVLKLPIEAIQRDTAQPRRYFDETKLAELTESIKAQGLLQPVLVRKDGQGYKLIAGERRWRAAQAAGLHEVPAIVREVTEGQAFELALVENLQRSDLNPMEEAEGYQRLVEEFKLTQEQVSQRVGKERSTVANALRLLGLPDDVKALVAEGALSMGHARALLGVPRLPELQALASRVVEQKLSVRDTEKLVQQKRPTKKEPAKASKQSPQVKALVEELQRLLGTKVRLSEKGQGKGTLEVDFFSYDDLDRLLKLLRKE